The sequence GGCCCTGCGTCTGAAGCTGCTCGGCGCCACTTACCGGCGCGCCGTGCCGCCGCCCGCGCAGGAGATCTCCTGATGACCACCCCCAACCAAGAGGCACTGGCATGTCGATGATCGCCCTGACACTGTTTCTGCTGCTCGCGCTCCTCGCGGCCCGCAGCTATTTCCTGAGTTTCCGCGCGCAGAAGAGCGCGCAATACATCGGTACAACGCCGGCGTTTGACATCCGCACGCACCTGAGCGGCCCGATCCTGTCCGAAGGCGTGATCTTCGGGCCGACGGGCCGCGCCGTGTCGCGCTTTGTGGCCGAGATGGAGGGCAGTTGGGAAGGCAGCCGCGGCACCTTGACCGAGCGTTTCCAATATTCCTCCGGCGATGTGCAGAACCGCGCCTGGCATCTGACCATGGGCAATGACGGCACCTTCACCGCCGAGGCAGAAGACATCATCGGCAAGGCGCATGGCCGCATGGAGGGCGCAACCGTGCGCATGACCTACCGCATCCGTCTGAAGGAAGATGCCGGCGGCCATGTGCTGGACGTCACCGACTGGATGTACCTAATGGAAAACGGCGCGATCATGAACAAATCCGAGATGCGCAAAGCCGGAATCAAGGTGGCCGAACTGATCGCCACGATGCGGGGCCGGGATGCCCAAGCCTGATCTCTTTACCGGCAAGCGCTATTGGATCGTCGGTGCGAGCGAAGGCTTGGGACGCGCGCTGGCAGAGGCTCTGGTGGCGGAAGGCGCGTCCCTTGTGTTGTCGGCCCGCAACGCCGAGCGGCTGACCGCCCTTGCCGCAGAGCTGGGCGATGCTGCGGCGCTGCCGATGGATGTCACCGATGCCGCGTCCGTGGAGGCGGCGTGCGCGGCGGCCGGAGAGGTCGATGCCATCATCTACTGCGCCGGAGCTTACGATCCCATGAACGGCCGCGCGTTCGATCTGCAGAAGGCCGAGCAGATCATGGAGGTCAACTACAATGGCGCGCTGCGCACGGTGCACGGCATTCTGCCGGCCATGCTGGCCCGCAAGTCCGGGCGGATCGTTCTGGTGGGCTCGCTCGCGGGCTTCCGGGGGCTGCCGGGTGCGGTGGGCTACAGCGGCAGCAAGGCCGCGCTCATGAGCTTCGGTGAAACGCTCTATGCGGATCTCCGCGGCACGGGCGTCTCCGTGCAGCTTGTGCACCCCGGTTTCATCCGCACCCGCCTGACGGATAAGAACAGCTTCAACATGCCCGGCCTGATGAGCCCGGAGGAAGCCGCTGGCCACGTGATGGGCGCGCTGAAGAGCGGCCGGTTCCAGACAAGCTTCCCCTTCGCCTTTTCGCTGGTGTTCCGACTCGGGCGATTCCTCCCGGCAAGCTGGTTCTACCGCCTGATGCCCCTACGCTGATTCCTGTCCGCTGAGGCCGGTTTCGGGGAAAACCCGGCCTTCCAGCGTCTTCCGTTACCTCTTTCGCCCTTCAGACAGGCACTCCCGGCAGGGGCGGGCAAAAAAAATCGCCCTTTTTTACATTTTTGTCGTTTTGCCCCTTGCGACTCTCCGCCCCCATCCGTAAATAGCCCCTCACCGGCGGCGCTGAGGCGCACGACGGGACATCAGACGGGCCGCAGACGAGCGGTTAACGAG comes from Pseudoruegeria sp. SHC-113 and encodes:
- a CDS encoding DUF3833 domain-containing protein, whose product is MSMIALTLFLLLALLAARSYFLSFRAQKSAQYIGTTPAFDIRTHLSGPILSEGVIFGPTGRAVSRFVAEMEGSWEGSRGTLTERFQYSSGDVQNRAWHLTMGNDGTFTAEAEDIIGKAHGRMEGATVRMTYRIRLKEDAGGHVLDVTDWMYLMENGAIMNKSEMRKAGIKVAELIATMRGRDAQA
- a CDS encoding SDR family NAD(P)-dependent oxidoreductase, whose protein sequence is MPKPDLFTGKRYWIVGASEGLGRALAEALVAEGASLVLSARNAERLTALAAELGDAAALPMDVTDAASVEAACAAAGEVDAIIYCAGAYDPMNGRAFDLQKAEQIMEVNYNGALRTVHGILPAMLARKSGRIVLVGSLAGFRGLPGAVGYSGSKAALMSFGETLYADLRGTGVSVQLVHPGFIRTRLTDKNSFNMPGLMSPEEAAGHVMGALKSGRFQTSFPFAFSLVFRLGRFLPASWFYRLMPLR